One Neovison vison isolate M4711 chromosome 2, ASM_NN_V1, whole genome shotgun sequence genomic window carries:
- the ANKRD35 gene encoding ankyrin repeat domain-containing protein 35 isoform X1 has product MKRFFSCSSSQVAVERWNRRDQKLLEAVQRGDVGRVAALASRKSARPTKLNSNGQSPFHLAASKGLTECLTILLANGADINSKNEDGSTALHLATISCQPQCVKVLLQHGANEDAVDAENRSPLHWAASSGCASSVLLLCDHEAFLDVLDNDGRTPLMIASLGGHAAICSQLLQRGARVNVTDKDDKSALILACEKGSAEVAELLLSHGADAGAMDGTGHDALHYALRTQDKVLCQLLRQALNRRGQRGGQGLVQHPDLASQASSSEPHVGSPPKSPWRAEPEEEQEEEEEDPCPDEWRWKYEEEQRKVSQLEQELVQKTEEAKTQAAAYLGLENQIREQVQELGLLLAQEPGAPGGQGSSLRPGGDGMEQGCPLGLLAERIQELRKQQQAAAAVATKPALASKKAEDLASGGIQHEAQGRLQPEEQEPPQSPRCETAGKATGQQLSANGGQALGRDGTDEPWAGQKEKPQAPGADPIGTVAEPMGPAAMNQLLVQLREEVAAVWREKDAARGALSRPVLEGALGTPQVEAAAAAWEKMEARLEQVLVRLDRAKAGLQGKPQAPAQEPREGAPKAGLVTITKENEGKEKKAPGARGEPLGAPGGERLPGGCPAKGQLEKEVAALRRSNSNLLEELGELGQERQRLQGELQSLSQRLQRDFVPKPEAQVQLQQLRRSVGLLTDELAMEKEATEKLRKRLASQSSGLQGLWNYLPPDLVGKGSAGRAAGEPLEELQACISILVEQHREAQKGLARLEEENQQLRGTLAPLGEPGTLSEAPAPPQVAALEQDLGKLEEELRAVQATMSGKSQEIGKLKQLLYQATEEVAELRAREAASLRQHEKTRGSLVAQAQAWGQELKALLEKYNTACREMARLRQAVAEERRRSGDLATRAAEQERQAGELRARSQQFEQTAEQFKDKVDHLIGACRDKEAKIKELLKKLEQLSEEVLAVRGENTRLALQLQDSQKNHDEIISTYRNHLLNAAQQSQQVDIIIFLVETRRQPWRSHTL; this is encoded by the exons ATGAAGCGCTTCTTCTCCTGCTCCAGCTCACAGGTGGCG GTGGAGAGATGGAACCGCCGTGATCAGAAGCTGCTGGAGGCGGTGCAGCGGGGGGATGTGGGGCGCGTGGCTGCCCTGGCCTCGAGGAAGTCAGCCCGGCCCACCAAGCTGAACTCGAATGGCCAGTCCCC GTTCCATCTGGCAGCCTCCAAAGGCCTGACAGAATGTCTAACTATACTGCTTGCGAACGGGGCTGACATCAACAGCAAGAATGAGGATG gaaGCACGGCCCTGCACCTGGCCACCATCTCCTGTCAGCCACAGTGTGTCAAAGTTCTGCTGCAG CACGGCGCCAACGAAGATGCTGTGGATGCAGAAAATCGTAGTCCGTTGCACTGGGCAG CCTCCTCTGGCTGTGCCTCCAGTGTGCTCCTGCTGTGTGACCATGAAGCCTTCCTGGATGTCCTGGATAAT GACGGACGGACACCCCTGATGATTGCATCACTGGGAGGTCATGCAGCTATCTGCTCACAGCTACTGCAGAGAGGTGCCCGAGTTAATGTCACAGATAAGGATGACAA ATCGGCTCTGATCCTGGCCTGTGAGAAAGGCAGCGCCGAGGTGGCTGAACTGCTCCTGAGCCATGGGGCAGACGCAGGGGCGATGGATGGCACAGGGCACGACGCTCTGCATTATGCTCTTCGCACTCAAGACAAAGTGTTGTGTCAGCTGCTGCGGCAGGCTCTGAACCGGCGGGGGCAGCGGGGAG GTCAGGGGCTTGTTCAACATCCAGATCTTGCATCCCAG GCCTCCTCATCTGAGCCTCACGTGGGTTCTCCACCTAAGAGCCCATGGAGAGCAGAGCccgaggaggagcaggaggaagaggaggaagacccATGCCCAGATGAGTGGAGGTGGAAGTAtgaagaggagcagaggaaggttTCTCAGTTGGAGCAGGAGCTGGTGCAAAAGACTGAAGAGGCGAAAACTCAGGCTGCAGCCTACCTGGGCCTGGAGAACCAGATTCGAGAGCAGGTGCAGGAGCTGGGGCTCCTCCTAGCTCAAGAGCCTGGAGCTCCCGGAGGGCAGGGCTCTAGTCTTCGGCCTGGAGGAGATGGAATGGAACAGGGCTGTCCCTTGGGCCTGCTGGCCGAGCGCATTCAAGAGCTAAGGAAACAGCAGCAGGCAGCAGCTGCAGTGGCAACCAAGCCAGCATTAGCTTCTAAGAAGGCTGAGGATTTAGCCTCGGGGGGCATTCAGCATGAAGCCCAAGGAAGGCTCCAGCCAGAAGAACAAGAGCCACCCCAGAGCCCAAGGTGTGAGACCGCTGGGAAAGCCACAGGACAGCAGCTGAGTGCCAATGGTGGACAGGCCCTTGGCCGGGATGGTACTGACGAGCCATGGGCTGGTCAGAAAGAGaagccccaggctcctggggctgACCCGATAGGCACAGTGGCTGAACCCATGGGCCCAGCAGCCATGAATCAGCTCCTTGTACAGCtgagggaggaggtggcagccgtGTGGCGAGAAAAGGATGCTGCCCGGGGGGCTTTGTCAAGACCAGTCCTGGAGGGGGCTCTGGGGACACCCCAGGTGGAGGCTGCAGCCGCTGCCTGGGAGAAGATGGAGGCCAGGCTAGAGCAGGTGCTGGTGAGGCTGGATCGGGCAAAGGCAGGATTACAGGGCAAACCTCAGGCCCCTGcccaggagcccagagagggAGCCCCAAAGGCAGGCCTGGTGACCATCACCAAAGagaatgaagggaaggagaagaaggctcctggAGCCCGGGGAGAGCCTTTGGGAGCCCCGGGAGGGGAACGGCTACCCGGAGGCTGTCCGGCTAAGGGCCAGCTGGAGAAGGAGGTAGCAGCACTGAGACGGAGCAATAGCAACTTGCTGGAGGAGCTGGGGGAGTTGGGGCAGGAGAGGCAGCGGTTGCAGGGGGAGCTGCAGTCCCTGAGCCAGCGGCTCCAGCGGGATTTCGTTCCCAAGCCAGAGGCGCAGGTCCAGCTGCAGCAGTTGCGGCGGAGTGTGGGGCTGCTGACGGACGAactggccatggagaaggaggccaCCGAGAAACTGCGGAAGCGCCTGGCCTCCCAGAGCAGTGGCCTCCAAGGGCTGTGGAACTACCTGCCACCGGACCTGGTGGGCAAGGGGAGTGCTGGGCGCGCAGCGGGGGAGCCCCTGGAGGAGCTGCAGGCTTGCATCAGCATCCTGGTGGAGCAGCACCGCGAGGCCCAGAAGGGGCTGGCTCGCCTGGAGGAGGAAAACCAGCAGTTGCGGGGAACCCTGGCCCCACTCGGGGAGCCGGGCACCTTGTCAGAGGCCCCCGCACCGCCCCAGGTGGCGGCTCTGGAGCAAGACCTGGGGAAACTGGAGGAAGAGCTGCGGGCCGTCCAGGCCACGATGAGCGGGAAGAGCCAGGAGATCGGGAAGCTGAAGCAGCTGCTCTACCAGGCCACCGAGGAAGTGGCCGAGCTGCGGGCCCGGGAGGCTGCCAGCCTGCGGCAGCACGAGAAAACACGCGGTTCGCTGGTGGCCCAGGCTCAGGCGTGGGGCCAGGAGCTGAAGGCCCTGCTGGAAAAGTATAACACAGCGTGCCGGGAGATGGCTCGGCTGCGCCAGGCGGTGGCAGAGGAGCGGCGGCGGAGCGGGGACCTGGCCACACGCGCGGCCGAGCAGGAGCGCCAGGCAGGCGAGCTGCGCGCGCGCTCCCAGCAGTTTGAGCAAACAGCTGAGCAGTTCAAAGATAAGGTGGACCATCTCATTGGGGCTTGCCGGGACAAGGAGGCCAAG ATCAAGGAATTGTTGAAGAAGCTGGAGCAGCTTTCAGAGGAGGTCTTAGCGGTTCGGGGAGAAAATACTCGCCTTGCCCTACAGCTTCAG GATTCCCAGAAGAATCACGATGAGATCATCTCCACCTATAGGAACCATCTGCTGAATGCTGCGCAG CAGTCCCAGCAAGTAGACATCATTATCTTCCTTGTAGAGACTAGGAGACAGCCATGGAGAAGTCACACACTATAA
- the ANKRD35 gene encoding ankyrin repeat domain-containing protein 35 isoform X2, with the protein MKRFFSCSSSQVAVERWNRRDQKLLEAVQRGDVGRVAALASRKSARPTKLNSNGQSPFHLAASKGLTECLTILLANGADINSKNEDGSTALHLATISCQPQCVKVLLQHGANEDAVDAENRSPLHWAASSGCASSVLLLCDHEAFLDVLDNDGRTPLMIASLGGHAAICSQLLQRGARVNVTDKDDKSALILACEKGSAEVAELLLSHGADAGAMDGTGHDALHYALRTQDKVLCQLLRQALNRRGQRGGQGLVQHPDLASQASSSEPHVGSPPKSPWRAEPEEEQEEEEEDPCPDEWRWKYEEEQRKVSQLEQELVQKTEEAKTQAAAYLGLENQIREQVQELGLLLAQEPGAPGGQGSSLRPGGDGMEQGCPLGLLAERIQELRKQQQAAAAVATKPALASKKAEDLASGGIQHEAQGRLQPEEQEPPQSPRCETAGKATGQQLSANGGQALGRDGTDEPWAGQKEKPQAPGADPIGTVAEPMGPAAMNQLLVQLREEVAAVWREKDAARGALSRPVLEGALGTPQVEAAAAAWEKMEARLEQVLVRLDRAKAGLQGKPQAPAQEPREGAPKAGLVTITKENEGKEKKAPGARGEPLGAPGGERLPGGCPAKGQLEKEVAALRRSNSNLLEELGELGQERQRLQGELQSLSQRLQRDFVPKPEAQVQLQQLRRSVGLLTDELAMEKEATEKLRKRLASQSSGLQGLWNYLPPDLVGKGSAGRAAGEPLEELQACISILVEQHREAQKGLARLEEENQQLRGTLAPLGEPGTLSEAPAPPQVAALEQDLGKLEEELRAVQATMSGKSQEIGKLKQLLYQATEEVAELRAREAASLRQHEKTRGSLVAQAQAWGQELKALLEKYNTACREMARLRQAVAEERRRSGDLATRAAEQERQAGELRARSQQFEQTAEQFKDKVDHLIGACRDKEAKIKELLKKLEQLSEEVLAVRGENTRLALQLQDSQKNHDEIISTYRNHLLNAAQGYMEQDVYNILLRILSIQEE; encoded by the exons ATGAAGCGCTTCTTCTCCTGCTCCAGCTCACAGGTGGCG GTGGAGAGATGGAACCGCCGTGATCAGAAGCTGCTGGAGGCGGTGCAGCGGGGGGATGTGGGGCGCGTGGCTGCCCTGGCCTCGAGGAAGTCAGCCCGGCCCACCAAGCTGAACTCGAATGGCCAGTCCCC GTTCCATCTGGCAGCCTCCAAAGGCCTGACAGAATGTCTAACTATACTGCTTGCGAACGGGGCTGACATCAACAGCAAGAATGAGGATG gaaGCACGGCCCTGCACCTGGCCACCATCTCCTGTCAGCCACAGTGTGTCAAAGTTCTGCTGCAG CACGGCGCCAACGAAGATGCTGTGGATGCAGAAAATCGTAGTCCGTTGCACTGGGCAG CCTCCTCTGGCTGTGCCTCCAGTGTGCTCCTGCTGTGTGACCATGAAGCCTTCCTGGATGTCCTGGATAAT GACGGACGGACACCCCTGATGATTGCATCACTGGGAGGTCATGCAGCTATCTGCTCACAGCTACTGCAGAGAGGTGCCCGAGTTAATGTCACAGATAAGGATGACAA ATCGGCTCTGATCCTGGCCTGTGAGAAAGGCAGCGCCGAGGTGGCTGAACTGCTCCTGAGCCATGGGGCAGACGCAGGGGCGATGGATGGCACAGGGCACGACGCTCTGCATTATGCTCTTCGCACTCAAGACAAAGTGTTGTGTCAGCTGCTGCGGCAGGCTCTGAACCGGCGGGGGCAGCGGGGAG GTCAGGGGCTTGTTCAACATCCAGATCTTGCATCCCAG GCCTCCTCATCTGAGCCTCACGTGGGTTCTCCACCTAAGAGCCCATGGAGAGCAGAGCccgaggaggagcaggaggaagaggaggaagacccATGCCCAGATGAGTGGAGGTGGAAGTAtgaagaggagcagaggaaggttTCTCAGTTGGAGCAGGAGCTGGTGCAAAAGACTGAAGAGGCGAAAACTCAGGCTGCAGCCTACCTGGGCCTGGAGAACCAGATTCGAGAGCAGGTGCAGGAGCTGGGGCTCCTCCTAGCTCAAGAGCCTGGAGCTCCCGGAGGGCAGGGCTCTAGTCTTCGGCCTGGAGGAGATGGAATGGAACAGGGCTGTCCCTTGGGCCTGCTGGCCGAGCGCATTCAAGAGCTAAGGAAACAGCAGCAGGCAGCAGCTGCAGTGGCAACCAAGCCAGCATTAGCTTCTAAGAAGGCTGAGGATTTAGCCTCGGGGGGCATTCAGCATGAAGCCCAAGGAAGGCTCCAGCCAGAAGAACAAGAGCCACCCCAGAGCCCAAGGTGTGAGACCGCTGGGAAAGCCACAGGACAGCAGCTGAGTGCCAATGGTGGACAGGCCCTTGGCCGGGATGGTACTGACGAGCCATGGGCTGGTCAGAAAGAGaagccccaggctcctggggctgACCCGATAGGCACAGTGGCTGAACCCATGGGCCCAGCAGCCATGAATCAGCTCCTTGTACAGCtgagggaggaggtggcagccgtGTGGCGAGAAAAGGATGCTGCCCGGGGGGCTTTGTCAAGACCAGTCCTGGAGGGGGCTCTGGGGACACCCCAGGTGGAGGCTGCAGCCGCTGCCTGGGAGAAGATGGAGGCCAGGCTAGAGCAGGTGCTGGTGAGGCTGGATCGGGCAAAGGCAGGATTACAGGGCAAACCTCAGGCCCCTGcccaggagcccagagagggAGCCCCAAAGGCAGGCCTGGTGACCATCACCAAAGagaatgaagggaaggagaagaaggctcctggAGCCCGGGGAGAGCCTTTGGGAGCCCCGGGAGGGGAACGGCTACCCGGAGGCTGTCCGGCTAAGGGCCAGCTGGAGAAGGAGGTAGCAGCACTGAGACGGAGCAATAGCAACTTGCTGGAGGAGCTGGGGGAGTTGGGGCAGGAGAGGCAGCGGTTGCAGGGGGAGCTGCAGTCCCTGAGCCAGCGGCTCCAGCGGGATTTCGTTCCCAAGCCAGAGGCGCAGGTCCAGCTGCAGCAGTTGCGGCGGAGTGTGGGGCTGCTGACGGACGAactggccatggagaaggaggccaCCGAGAAACTGCGGAAGCGCCTGGCCTCCCAGAGCAGTGGCCTCCAAGGGCTGTGGAACTACCTGCCACCGGACCTGGTGGGCAAGGGGAGTGCTGGGCGCGCAGCGGGGGAGCCCCTGGAGGAGCTGCAGGCTTGCATCAGCATCCTGGTGGAGCAGCACCGCGAGGCCCAGAAGGGGCTGGCTCGCCTGGAGGAGGAAAACCAGCAGTTGCGGGGAACCCTGGCCCCACTCGGGGAGCCGGGCACCTTGTCAGAGGCCCCCGCACCGCCCCAGGTGGCGGCTCTGGAGCAAGACCTGGGGAAACTGGAGGAAGAGCTGCGGGCCGTCCAGGCCACGATGAGCGGGAAGAGCCAGGAGATCGGGAAGCTGAAGCAGCTGCTCTACCAGGCCACCGAGGAAGTGGCCGAGCTGCGGGCCCGGGAGGCTGCCAGCCTGCGGCAGCACGAGAAAACACGCGGTTCGCTGGTGGCCCAGGCTCAGGCGTGGGGCCAGGAGCTGAAGGCCCTGCTGGAAAAGTATAACACAGCGTGCCGGGAGATGGCTCGGCTGCGCCAGGCGGTGGCAGAGGAGCGGCGGCGGAGCGGGGACCTGGCCACACGCGCGGCCGAGCAGGAGCGCCAGGCAGGCGAGCTGCGCGCGCGCTCCCAGCAGTTTGAGCAAACAGCTGAGCAGTTCAAAGATAAGGTGGACCATCTCATTGGGGCTTGCCGGGACAAGGAGGCCAAG ATCAAGGAATTGTTGAAGAAGCTGGAGCAGCTTTCAGAGGAGGTCTTAGCGGTTCGGGGAGAAAATACTCGCCTTGCCCTACAGCTTCAG GATTCCCAGAAGAATCACGATGAGATCATCTCCACCTATAGGAACCATCTGCTGAATGCTGCGCAG GGCTACATGGAACAAGATGTGTACAATATTTTGCTGCGTATCCTCAGCATCCAGGAGGAGTGA